TCTGACAGCGGCCCCGAACCCGAAGATTCGACACAGGAGACTGCAAGCTCGTGGCCACGACCAACGACCTGAAGAACGGGCTCGTCCTCAACCTCGAGGGCCAGCTGTGGACCGTCACCGCGTTCCAGCACGTCAAGCCGGGCAAGGGCGGCGCCTTCGTGCGCACGACGCTCAAGCACGTGCTCACCGGCAAGGTGGTCGACAAGACGTTCAACGCGGGCACGAAGGTCGACACGGCCACGGTGGACCGCCGGAACATGACTTACCTGTACAAGGACGGCGCCGACTTCGTCTTCATGGACGGCGACACCTACGACCAGATCACGGTCCAGGCCGCGGTCGTCGGCGACAACGCCAACTACATGCTGGAGAACACCGAGGTCCAGGTCGCGGTGCACGAGAACGAGGCGCTGTACGTCGAGCTCCCGACCTCGGTCGAGATCGTCATCCAGCACACCGACCCTGGCCTGCAGGGCGACCGCTCGACCGGCGGCACCAAGCCGGCGACGCTGGAGACCGGCGCGGAGATCCAGGTCCCGCTGTTCCTGTCCACCGGCGAGAAGATCAAGGTCGACACCCGTGACGGCCGTTACCTGGGCCGCGTCTCCAGCTGATGCCGACTTCGAAACCCCACCCGAACCGCGGCGGCGCGATCAGCCGCCGTCAGGCACGCCGCCGGGCGGTGGAGATGCTGTACGAGGCCTCGCAGCGTGACGCCGACGCGGTGACGCTGCTGGCCGACCGCGTCGGCGCGACCGAAGTCGACCCGATCGCGGACTACACGATCAGCCTGGTCGAGGGCGTGACGGGCCGGAAGACGCAGATCGACGAGCTGCTGGCCGAGCACGCGCAGGGCTGGACCCTGGACCGGATGCCGAAGGTCGACCTCGCGGTGCTGCGGGTCGGGGTCTACGAGCTGCTCTGGGCCGAGGACGTGCCGGACCCGGTCGCGATCGACGAGGCCGTCGGCCTGGCGAAGGAGCTGTCCACGGACGATTCGCCGCGGTTCGTCAACGGCGTGCTGGGCCGGATCGGCACGATCGCCGACCGCCTCCGCGCCGTTCTGTAGAGCCCGCCTGGCCCCCCGGTCAGGCGGTTCCGGTCAAGGTGACCACGACCGGGGGACCGGGGGCTCGCCCCCGGGCGGGGTCTGGGGGCTGCGCCCCCGGAAGACACGGCGAG
This window of the Amycolatopsis balhimycina FH 1894 genome carries:
- the efp gene encoding elongation factor P; protein product: MATTNDLKNGLVLNLEGQLWTVTAFQHVKPGKGGAFVRTTLKHVLTGKVVDKTFNAGTKVDTATVDRRNMTYLYKDGADFVFMDGDTYDQITVQAAVVGDNANYMLENTEVQVAVHENEALYVELPTSVEIVIQHTDPGLQGDRSTGGTKPATLETGAEIQVPLFLSTGEKIKVDTRDGRYLGRVSS
- the nusB gene encoding transcription antitermination factor NusB: MPTSKPHPNRGGAISRRQARRRAVEMLYEASQRDADAVTLLADRVGATEVDPIADYTISLVEGVTGRKTQIDELLAEHAQGWTLDRMPKVDLAVLRVGVYELLWAEDVPDPVAIDEAVGLAKELSTDDSPRFVNGVLGRIGTIADRLRAVL